One Maribacter sp. HTCC2170 genomic window, TTCTAACCAAAGAGGATATCAATGTATCTTTTGAAAAAGAAATCAAAAGTCTTTTCGAACAATTAAATTCAGATATCAAACAACAAAACATTAAAGATGTTCTTTCACAAGGCAACGATTTTATCTGCGCTTGCTGCTGGGAAAATGAAAAGTTGATTGGTATGGCTTCATTAGCAACTTACAAGGTCATTTCCGGTCATAAGGGCTTGGTAGAAGACGTGGTTGTCTCGAACACAATGCGCGGAAAAGGAATTGGCAGAAAACTTATGGAAATACTAATTGATGAAAGTGAAAAAATAAGGTTATCGGAGATTCTTCTTTTTAGTGGTCATCATAGAAAACCAGCAATTTCACTGTATAAAAGTCTTGGTTTTAACCAAAAAGAAAGTGGCATGTATATTTTAAAGCTTTAATCCCCTTTGACCTGATTAAACTGGCTTTTTAATTCTTCCATTGATTCTTGCAATTGCCGTAACAAGCCTTTTTCTGTAGTTGCATCTACACCAAATGTAATCTTACTGTTCACCTGCCAAATTTCTTGTATCTGCTGTGGTTTAATTTCATAAGGTGGATAGGTTTCATTTAGTGATATTAAAGTGATATTGGCGGAGTTAGGTGTTTTTTCAATCTTCTTAACCAATACCGCGTCCTGCAAAACAACAACATACATTTTATTGGCACTTACATGTTCTATATCCTCAACAGCCTTTGCCAATACCCACTCCCCTGGCCTTAAATTGGGCAGCATACTATCTCCTTCTACTTGAAAGCCCCTATAGGTAGTATTTCTGAATTCAGGTAAGGGTATATCAAAAGCAGGTAATTGCTTATACCAGCTCGTATCCTGAATATTTTGCGGATAACCAGCAGCTGCTTTGGCATTCACCAAAACCATATTCTCATTATCTGTAGAATCGACGGTCACCACTTTTGGAATAACACTGGTTTTTGAAGTCTCTAAATATTGTGAATCACTTTCACCGAACAACCAGAGTGGATTTATTTTAAACTGCTTTAAAAGCTCAGCGACCACCTTTCCAGATAATTTGGTGCGCCCCCTTTCAATATCTGCAGTAGTACTGGAGATACCCAAAATCTTGGCGAATTCAGCCTGGGTAAACCCCAAATCTCTTCGAACCTCGGTAAATCTTTTTAATGTTAGTTCATTTTCCATATTCAAATATACGTAATTTGGATTATTTCCAAAATAAATTAGGAATATTTCCATAATTAGGAATATATCCATATATTTGGATTATATACTAAATAGGATGACAAATAAAACAATACAGGATAGACTCAGTTTTTTTGCTTTGGCTGGAACCAGAGATCGTATTCATGAAAATAGAATGTTTACCAATAGAAGGAGAAAGCAAAAATCATCCGCCCTATTGGATGCTCAAAGGGTTGAGAAAGATCTTAACGTTAGACCAAGTGTACAATTAAGTTTATTCTAAGTTATTATGGAAAATTCAAAGGTTTTGATTTACGATGGAAGTTTTAATGGGTATTTAACTTCACTTTATGTTGCCTTAAAAGAAAATATGGTAGTTAGCGATTTTCAGAAATTAAATACTACCCAAAATGGACTGTTTGTTGAATCAAAAATGGTTGTTACCCAGATTTCAAAGGCAAAAGAGGTTTGGACCCAAATAGAAAAGAAAGGTAATACCATTATTAGGAATGTTTATTTTGCATTTTTAAGTGAAGCAGATGGCATAGAGTATATGCTATACAACTATGTTCAAGGGTTGTTTAGAACAATGTCTTCGGAAGGAGTTGAGCAATCAGTGAATTTGGAACATAAAATTGTTCAGCTCGCAAAAATGGTCAGTAAGGAAAAGCATCTGATGGAGGCGGAAATTGAATTTGAAAACAATAATGACCGTATTCATATAGTTGAAATTGAGCCGGGTTACAATGTTCTGCCACTAATTTCAAGATTTTTTAGATTCAAACATTCAAAACACCAATGGATCATCTTTGATCGCAAGCGTAATTACGGATTGTATTATAATTTAAGTTCTGTGGAAATTATCAATTCGGAGACAAAAAGCTGGTATATGAAATCAAGTGCATTGTCAAACACTTTTTCACAAAATGAGTATAGATTCGCGGTGTAAGGATTTATTTTGATTTATCACCTATAAAGTGGTCGCTCTTGTTTTGAAAGAGTACATTAAAGGTGGTAAGACTACCATAGATTCGGGTAATATACTGTTGCAAATCAATTTTTTCCTGATCGTTCAGGTTTTTGCTAGCGTTTATTTTTTGTTCCATAACACGAATTCGATCACGAACCATGACTATTTTATGGAAAAAAGTATCTATGGGTATTTCCTTATCAGAAAGATTGGCTTCTCCAGGAGACATGGTCAATGTACCGCCTTTCCATTTACTGGCAATGGCAGTTGCATTATTGGTATCGCTCCACCTCTTTAATATAGAAATCAGAGACATCTCTACATCAGAAAAACTTACGGTGTCAACTTCATCCTCCACCGCTTCTATGACTTCAAATTCTGTATCAATAGCTATAGTTTCTAATCCTCCATCTATGAAAGTTACCCAATATTGCTTTGAGGTTAAATTGGTCACAACTCCTTTTCCCAATTCAGGATGTGCTATGCGTGAACCTATACCAAGTAATTTCATATGACTGCTTTTAATTTGTTTTCAAAATTAGCTTTCAACAATGATAAATCAAAACTCAGGCAGCTTCCTTTTTACATGCCAAAAACGTAACTTTGCAACTTTGCTTTGAAAAAATGATCAATTACGAAGAAAATATTGAGGTTAAAGGCGCACGCGTTCATAATCTCAAAAATATTGATGTTACCATTCCTAGGGAAAAATTGGTGGTTATCACCGGTTTATCTGGAAGCGGTAAGTCATCACTCGCATTTGATACTATTTACGCCGAAGGCCAACGCAGATATATAGAGACTTTTTCGGCATATGCTCGACAATTTTTGGGCGGACTTGAACGTCCTGATGTTGATAAAATTGATGGGCTTTCCCCAGTTATTGCAATAGAGCAGAAGACCACTTCAAAATCACCACGATCCACTGTAGGAACGATTACTGAGATTTATGATTTTTTAAGGTTATTGTTTGCGCGTGCTGGTGATGCCTACAGCTACAATACGGGTGAAAAAATGGTCAGTTATAGTGATGAGCAAATAAAGCTACTCATCAAGACTGACTATATTGACAAGAAGATAAGTATCCTCTCACCTATTATTAAATCCAGAAAGGGCCATTATCGTGAACTTTTTGAGCAAATTGCCAAACAAGGGTTTGTGAAAGTCCGTGTTGATGGTGAGGTCAAGGATATCGTAAAAGGGATGAAAGTCGATAGATATAAGACCCACGATATTGAAATTGTTATTGATCGTTTAAAAGTCACGCATTCCGCAGATCATGATAAAAGACTAACTGAAACCATAAATACCGCTATGTATAGTGGTAATAATGTACTCATGGTTTTGGAAGAGGGTAATAACGAACCTCGATATTTTAGTCGAGATCTTATGTGCCCTACGACAGGAATCTCTTATCCTACTCCTGAACCAAACACGTTTTCTTTTAATTCACCCAAGGGCATGTGTAAAAGCTGTAATGGCTTGGGTCATGTATACGAGGTTAATGAGTTGAAGATTTTTCCTAACAAAAAACTTTCAATTCAGGCGGGAGGTATTGCACCGTTAGGGGAGTATAAAAAGTCCTGGGCTTTCAAACAGATTGAAAACATAGCACAACGGTATGAATTTCAACTTACCGATCCTATAAACAAAATTCCTGTAGAAGCGATTGAAGTATTGCTTAAGGGAGGAAAAGATAGTTTTGAAATAGAATCAAAAACCCTTGGGGTCAAACGTAATTATAAGATTGATTATGAAGGAATATCCAACTTCATTAAAAGCCAGTTTGAGGAAGCAGCCTCTACCTCTATTAAAAGATGGGCCAAGGAATATATGGATAGAATAACTTGCCCAACATGCAATGGTTCGCGATTGCGACAGGAATCACTTAACTTCAAAATAGATGAAAAGAATATTGCCGATTTATCCCATATGGATATCGCCGAAGTGGCTGATTTCTTTGAGGGATTAGAGAACAAGTTAGATGGCAATCAACTAAAGATAGCAGAGGAAATAATTAAGGAAATCAAGACCAGGATTCGATTCTTGTTGGATGTTGGATTAGACTACCTCTCATTAAACCGTAGTTCAAAATCACTTTCTGGTGGCGAGGCCCAGCGTATACGTTTAGCTACACAGATTGGAACACAACTGGTTGGGGTATTGTACATATTGGATGAGCCAAGCATTGGGCTTCACCAACGAGACAACAATCGCCTTATTGGTTCTTTGGAAGCTTTGCGTGACATTGGCAACTCTATCATTGTGGTTGAGCATGATCGTGATATGATTGAACGGGCGGATCATGTAATAGATATTGGACCCAAAGCAGGTCACCATGGTGGTGAAATTATTTCCGAAGGCACTCCAGATGAGTTAAAATCCCATCATACCTTGACCGCAGATTATATAACTGGGGTTAAAGAAATAGCCGTTCCCAAAAAGCGAAGGAAAGGTAACGGAAAAAAAATTACACTAACCGGGTGCACAGGAAACAATTTGAAAAATGTTTCAATAGATATACCGTTGGGTAAAATGATAGGAGTAACTGGTGTGTCGGGGAGTGGAAAATCCACATTAATCAATGAAACCCTCTACCCTATTATGAATGCACATTACTTTAATGGTGTTCGTAAACCCATGCCTTATAAATCTATAAAAGGACTTGAACATATTGACAAGGTTATTGATATTAACCAATCTCCAATAGGTAGAACACCAAGATCCAATCCCGCAACTTATACTGGTGTTTTTAGTGAAATACGTTCATTGTTCACAAAGACCCCAGAGGCGGCTATTCGAGGATACAAACCTGGCCGTTTTAGTTTTAATGTGAAAGGAGGAAGATGTGAAACCTGTCAGGGTGGTGGGCTCCGAGTAATTGAAATGAATTTTCTTCCAGACGTTTATGTGGAATGTGAAACATGTAACGGTAAACGTTTTAATAGAGAGACACTGGAAATTAGATATAAAGGAAAGTCAATTTCAGATGTTTTGGAAATGACCATTGATGATGCGGTTTCGTTTTTTGAATTGATACCTAAAATCCACAGAAAATTAAAAACCATACAAGATGTTGGCTTGGGTTATATTTCTCTAGGCCAGCAATCTACCACCCTTTCGGGCGGTGAAGCCCAACGTATAAAATTGGCCACCGAGCTTTCTAAACGGGATACCGGAAATACTTTTTATATCTTGGACGAACCTACCACTGGGTTGCACTTCGAGGACATAAGGGTACTCATGGAGGTTTTGAATAAATTAGTCGTTAAAGGAAACACGGTCTTGGTTATTGAGCATAATTTGGATGTGATTAAATTGGTAGACTATATAATAGATATCGGCTACGAAGGTGGTCGTGGCGGTGGCATGGTTGTGGCAAAGGGATCACCTGAACAAGTATGTAAAGACAAAAAGAGCTATACAGCACAATTTTTAAGAAAAGAACTGGGTTTAATCTAAGGATTAGATTAGTAACTAGAAATAACAATAATTCATTGGGAAGTATGATCAGTCCCAATCTAAGAAAATAAAACATGAGAAAAGAACAGCATCATAAGGGATGGAACGAGATAAAAACCAATGATTCTTGGGCACTTTTCAAGATTATGGGCGAATTCGTTAACGGCTTCGAAAAGATGAGTGCTATTGGGCCATGCGTTTCCATATTTGGTTCGGCTAGAACAAAAGAGAATATGGAATATTACGAAATGGCTGTATCTATTGCCAAGAGCATCTCTGAAGCAGGTTATGGTATCATCACTGGTGGAGGCCCTGGTATTATGGAAGCTGGTAATCGTGGAGCCCATTTGGCAGGTGGTACTTCAGTTGGTTTGAATATTGACCTCCCTTTTGAGCAACATGACAATCCTTATATTGACGGTGACAAAAGTCTTGATTTTGATTATTTTTTCGTTCGTAAAGTAATGTTCGTAAAATATTCCCAAGGGTTTGTAGTAATGCCCGGTGGGTTTGGAACTTTGGATGAGCTTTTTGAGGCAATCACCTTAATACAGACAAACAAAATTGAAAAATTCCCTATTATCCTTGTTGGGTCAAGGTTCTGGGCTGGGCTAATTGATTGGGTTAAGGACATTATGCTTAAAGAAGGTAATATAAGCCCAGAAGATCTAGATTTAATCAAAATGGCAGATACGGAAGGTGAAGTTGTTGACATATTGGATTCATTCTATAAAGGCCGATCTTTAAGTCCAAATTTCTAAAATCATTCTTTGAAAAAGAAACTATATTGTTATGTTATTATCGGGGTATTTGCCTTTTTATTGGGCGGACATCTTTGTCATTCCCAACATAAAAATACGCTTACAGTTACCTTAAATGATGATTCTAAGGAATTAAACATACAGCAAGAATTCATTTATAAGAACACTTCTAGATACCATCTAGATATTTTGTATTTCAACGATTGGGCCCATGCCTATTCAACTAAAAATACAGGATTAGCGCAACGATTTGCCGAAGAGTTTAAAAAAAGTCTACATCTTGCCAAAGATGAAGAACGGGGCAAAACAAACATTCTAAGTGCTGTTGATGACGAATATAGAGGGCTTAATTGGGAACGAACATCAGAGCGGGATCTTATTAAAATTGAACTCAATAAATCTCTTGCTCCAGGCAAAAGTGTACAGTTATTTATTACCTATACCGTAAAACTCCCTCCTAATAAATATACTCCATTCGGCTACAACAATAAAAACGAATATTATTTAAAAGATTGGTATTTAACACCCGCCGTTTTTGATGGTAAGTGGCATTTATATTCCAACAAAAACCTAGAGGATCAATACACAGATATCACTCGAACCACTGTGAACTTCATGTATCCTGAACATTTGTTTTTAACTACAAACTTTAGAAATTTAGGTAGCTCCAGTTTTCCTGGTGGTCAGCAAGCCCAATTGGAGGCCGTGCAACAAAAGAATTGTGAAATTCTTCTTAGTCCTTTTAAGAAATTCATGACCCATGTTACACCGCATATGACCATGGTCACTGATATTAACGCCACAAAATATGACCAAATTGCCCAAGGTATTTCAATCAATAAAATATCGAAGTTCATATTTGAGAAACTTGGTGAATATCCTCACTCTCAGTTATTGGTCAGTAAAAAAGATTATGATAAAAGCCCATTGTATGGATTAAATCAACTCCCTTCTTTTATTCGACCTTATGAGGAGCAGTTTCAATTTGAAATGAAATTCCTAAAAACAGCCCTGAACAAATTCCTTGAAGAGACATTGTATCTGGATCCTAGAAAGGAACAATGGCTCAAGGATGCCATCGCGAACTATTTGATGATTGCCTATGTGGATGAATTTTATCCGGATCAAAAGTTATTGGGAAAACTATCCAAAATTTGGGGGATCCGCGGATTCAACATTGCCAAGATGGACTTCAACGAGCAATACCCATTCCTCTATATGCTCACGGCACGAAAAAACTTGGATCAAGCGCTTAGAACTCCAAACGATTCATTGATTAAGTTCAACCAAAAAATAGCAAATAAATACAAGGCTGGTATGGGGCTATCCTATTTGGCCAGTTATATTGGAAAAGATAAGATTGACACAAGTATAAAGACATATTATAAACACTACTCTTTGAACTCAGCCAAGGTTTTGGACTTTGAGTCAATTCTAAAGCGATCCACTGATATTGATATCGATTGGTTTTTCAATGAATATTTATCTACAGCACGGAAAATAGATTTTAAGATTAAAAAAATTAAGAAATCTGAAGATTCTTTACAGATAACCATAAAAAATAAAGAAGGCACCAATGTCCCTATTTCTATTTTTGGTCTTAAGAAAGATTCTGTTGTTTCAAAGTATTGGTTTTCTAATATCCCCAGGGAAAAGACATTTACTATTCCAAGAGGACAAGAGGATAGAATGGTACTTAACTATGATCACAAAATACCGGAGTTTAATCAGCGTGATAATTGGAAATCCTTGAAAGGCTTCTTTTCAGGTAACAAAAAATTGCAGTTACGTTTTTTCAAAGATGCCGAAAACCCATATTACAATCAGGTTTTTTATGTTCCGGTTCTAAATTTCAATATTTATGATGGTTGGTCACCAGGAATGCGGATCTACAATAAAACCTTTCTTGAAAAACCCTTCGTTTATGATTTTGCGCCGTCCTATGCCATAAAAGAAAAATCGTTCGTTGGTTACGGCAAATTAAACTATCGTAAATATTTAAGCAAAAGTGGACTTTATGTGGCCAATTACGGCCTAAGAGGCTCAACAGCCCACTATCAGAAAAATTCAAGATATTCCACTATAACCCCTTCTATCGGTTTTGGGTGGAGACCAGAAAACCTAAGATCAAATAAGCGAGACTTCGTAAGTCTTCGGTACGTCAATGTAA contains:
- a CDS encoding XRE family transcriptional regulator — encoded protein: MENELTLKRFTEVRRDLGFTQAEFAKILGISSTTADIERGRTKLSGKVVAELLKQFKINPLWLFGESDSQYLETSKTSVIPKVVTVDSTDNENMVLVNAKAAAGYPQNIQDTSWYKQLPAFDIPLPEFRNTTYRGFQVEGDSMLPNLRPGEWVLAKAVEDIEHVSANKMYVVVLQDAVLVKKIEKTPNSANITLISLNETYPPYEIKPQQIQEIWQVNSKITFGVDATTEKGLLRQLQESMEELKSQFNQVKGD
- a CDS encoding TIGR00730 family Rossman fold protein produces the protein MRKEQHHKGWNEIKTNDSWALFKIMGEFVNGFEKMSAIGPCVSIFGSARTKENMEYYEMAVSIAKSISEAGYGIITGGGPGIMEAGNRGAHLAGGTSVGLNIDLPFEQHDNPYIDGDKSLDFDYFFVRKVMFVKYSQGFVVMPGGFGTLDELFEAITLIQTNKIEKFPIILVGSRFWAGLIDWVKDIMLKEGNISPEDLDLIKMADTEGEVVDILDSFYKGRSLSPNF
- a CDS encoding GNAT family N-acetyltransferase — translated: MNYRILTKEDINVSFEKEIKSLFEQLNSDIKQQNIKDVLSQGNDFICACCWENEKLIGMASLATYKVISGHKGLVEDVVVSNTMRGKGIGRKLMEILIDESEKIRLSEILLFSGHHRKPAISLYKSLGFNQKESGMYILKL
- the uvrA gene encoding excinuclease ABC subunit UvrA, which produces MINYEENIEVKGARVHNLKNIDVTIPREKLVVITGLSGSGKSSLAFDTIYAEGQRRYIETFSAYARQFLGGLERPDVDKIDGLSPVIAIEQKTTSKSPRSTVGTITEIYDFLRLLFARAGDAYSYNTGEKMVSYSDEQIKLLIKTDYIDKKISILSPIIKSRKGHYRELFEQIAKQGFVKVRVDGEVKDIVKGMKVDRYKTHDIEIVIDRLKVTHSADHDKRLTETINTAMYSGNNVLMVLEEGNNEPRYFSRDLMCPTTGISYPTPEPNTFSFNSPKGMCKSCNGLGHVYEVNELKIFPNKKLSIQAGGIAPLGEYKKSWAFKQIENIAQRYEFQLTDPINKIPVEAIEVLLKGGKDSFEIESKTLGVKRNYKIDYEGISNFIKSQFEEAASTSIKRWAKEYMDRITCPTCNGSRLRQESLNFKIDEKNIADLSHMDIAEVADFFEGLENKLDGNQLKIAEEIIKEIKTRIRFLLDVGLDYLSLNRSSKSLSGGEAQRIRLATQIGTQLVGVLYILDEPSIGLHQRDNNRLIGSLEALRDIGNSIIVVEHDRDMIERADHVIDIGPKAGHHGGEIISEGTPDELKSHHTLTADYITGVKEIAVPKKRRKGNGKKITLTGCTGNNLKNVSIDIPLGKMIGVTGVSGSGKSTLINETLYPIMNAHYFNGVRKPMPYKSIKGLEHIDKVIDINQSPIGRTPRSNPATYTGVFSEIRSLFTKTPEAAIRGYKPGRFSFNVKGGRCETCQGGGLRVIEMNFLPDVYVECETCNGKRFNRETLEIRYKGKSISDVLEMTIDDAVSFFELIPKIHRKLKTIQDVGLGYISLGQQSTTLSGGEAQRIKLATELSKRDTGNTFYILDEPTTGLHFEDIRVLMEVLNKLVVKGNTVLVIEHNLDVIKLVDYIIDIGYEGGRGGGMVVAKGSPEQVCKDKKSYTAQFLRKELGLI
- a CDS encoding aminopeptidase N, which translates into the protein MKKKLYCYVIIGVFAFLLGGHLCHSQHKNTLTVTLNDDSKELNIQQEFIYKNTSRYHLDILYFNDWAHAYSTKNTGLAQRFAEEFKKSLHLAKDEERGKTNILSAVDDEYRGLNWERTSERDLIKIELNKSLAPGKSVQLFITYTVKLPPNKYTPFGYNNKNEYYLKDWYLTPAVFDGKWHLYSNKNLEDQYTDITRTTVNFMYPEHLFLTTNFRNLGSSSFPGGQQAQLEAVQQKNCEILLSPFKKFMTHVTPHMTMVTDINATKYDQIAQGISINKISKFIFEKLGEYPHSQLLVSKKDYDKSPLYGLNQLPSFIRPYEEQFQFEMKFLKTALNKFLEETLYLDPRKEQWLKDAIANYLMIAYVDEFYPDQKLLGKLSKIWGIRGFNIAKMDFNEQYPFLYMLTARKNLDQALRTPNDSLIKFNQKIANKYKAGMGLSYLASYIGKDKIDTSIKTYYKHYSLNSAKVLDFESILKRSTDIDIDWFFNEYLSTARKIDFKIKKIKKSEDSLQITIKNKEGTNVPISIFGLKKDSVVSKYWFSNIPREKTFTIPRGQEDRMVLNYDHKIPEFNQRDNWKSLKGFFSGNKKLQLRFFKDAENPYYNQVFYVPVLNFNIYDGWSPGMRIYNKTFLEKPFVYDFAPSYAIKEKSFVGYGKLNYRKYLSKSGLYVANYGLRGSTAHYQKNSRYSTITPSIGFGWRPENLRSNKRDFVSLRYVNVIRDQDPTLGAIETDPDYSVLNARFTHRNNGIIDYVSWFADAQYSGDFSKLTFELEYRKLFENNRQFNFRFFAGKFLSNKIDPNINFFDFALDRPNDYLFDYNYLGRSEESGLYSQQIIIAEGGFKSKLDNPFSNNWMATVNTSLNVWRWVEFYGDFGFMKRKGEKERLVYDSGVRLNLVTDYFELYFPLYSNNGWEVSQPNYEEKIRFIVTLSPKTLTGLFTRKWF
- a CDS encoding TIGR03915 family putative DNA repair protein, yielding MENSKVLIYDGSFNGYLTSLYVALKENMVVSDFQKLNTTQNGLFVESKMVVTQISKAKEVWTQIEKKGNTIIRNVYFAFLSEADGIEYMLYNYVQGLFRTMSSEGVEQSVNLEHKIVQLAKMVSKEKHLMEAEIEFENNNDRIHIVEIEPGYNVLPLISRFFRFKHSKHQWIIFDRKRNYGLYYNLSSVEIINSETKSWYMKSSALSNTFSQNEYRFAV